One Nitrospira sp. DNA segment encodes these proteins:
- a CDS encoding restriction endonuclease subunit S: MSRARCAAYPAINDSDFAQLPLPLPPLAEQHRIVAKVDELMAICDKLEAQLTTTHTDSRRLLEAVLHEALAPAVAS, translated from the coding sequence GTGTCGAGGGCAAGATGCGCGGCCTATCCCGCGATAAACGATTCAGACTTTGCCCAACTCCCGTTGCCCCTTCCACCCCTCGCCGAACAGCACCGCATCGTCGCCAAGGTCGATGAACTGATGGCAATCTGCGACAAGCTCGAAGCGCAGCTCACCACGACCCACACCGACAGCCGCCGCCTCCTCGAAGCCGTGCTGCACGAGGCGCTGGCTCCGGCGGTGGCGAGTTGA
- a CDS encoding type II toxin-antitoxin system HicB family antitoxin, with amino-acid sequence MRQVIIYRGEDDYWVAECPSLPGCLSQGRTKEDAVTNIREAIRGYVAALEEDKLAVPEERFDAVLIAV; translated from the coding sequence GTGAGACAGGTCATCATTTATCGTGGGGAGGATGACTATTGGGTGGCCGAGTGTCCAAGTCTGCCTGGCTGCTTAAGCCAAGGGAGGACCAAGGAGGATGCTGTAACAAACATCCGTGAGGCCATTCGTGGTTACGTTGCTGCGTTAGAGGAAGACAAGCTCGCCGTACCTGAAGAGCGCTTTGATGCGGTGCTGATAGCGGTATGA
- a CDS encoding type II toxin-antitoxin system HicA family toxin gives MSKLPSISGRACIKALERARFTVRRQEGSHVILRRDQPFGQLVVPDHKELDRGTLRAIIRQADLTVEEFLGLL, from the coding sequence ATGAGCAAACTGCCGAGTATCTCGGGGCGAGCCTGTATTAAGGCGCTGGAGCGGGCGAGGTTCACAGTCCGGCGACAGGAAGGCAGCCATGTGATTCTTCGGCGCGATCAACCGTTCGGCCAACTCGTTGTCCCTGACCATAAAGAGCTGGACCGAGGGACGCTTCGTGCGATTATTCGTCAGGCCGATCTCACGGTGGAGGAGTTCCTTGGGTTGCTATAG
- a CDS encoding nucleotidyltransferase domain-containing protein codes for MQREYEPLMQEFLRLLREEFGERVRSLLVFGSVARGTARPDSDVDVCVVIRELPVSRYRRHQLLSPVLERLRQGAAYEELTRRGYMPDIAAILYTPEEFQKTKPIFLDLVEDAVVLHDDGTVRTKLDQLRARMKTLGSQKIVLDDGSYYWLLKPGLRFGEVIEL; via the coding sequence ATGCAGCGGGAGTATGAGCCACTGATGCAGGAGTTTCTTCGGTTGTTGCGGGAGGAATTCGGCGAGCGGGTGCGGTCTCTGCTGGTGTTCGGTTCGGTGGCGCGGGGAACCGCACGTCCGGACAGCGACGTGGATGTGTGCGTGGTCATCCGCGAGTTGCCGGTGAGCCGGTATCGGCGTCATCAGCTTTTAAGTCCGGTGTTGGAACGACTCCGACAGGGCGCCGCATACGAGGAACTGACTCGACGCGGGTATATGCCGGATATAGCGGCCATTCTCTACACCCCTGAAGAGTTTCAGAAGACCAAGCCGATCTTCCTGGATCTGGTGGAGGATGCGGTGGTGCTCCATGACGACGGGACCGTCAGGACAAAGCTGGATCAGCTCCGCGCGCGGATGAAGACGTTGGGCTCTCAAAAGATCGTTCTCGACGACGGCAGCTACTATTGGTTGTTGAAACCGGGGCTGCGGTTCGGCGAGGTGATCGAGTTATGA
- a CDS encoding HEPN domain-containing protein, which yields MLAEADASLERGHFHRTVRKCQESVEMALKGLLRVAGIEYPKAHRVGRVLVESAVSQVVPAERLRDIVRIADELADAREDAFYGSEEQSAAELFSREDAVDALSNARAVETFVADLLQRYVRP from the coding sequence ATTCTCGCCGAAGCGGATGCGTCCCTGGAACGAGGCCACTTCCATCGCACCGTCAGAAAATGCCAGGAGTCCGTCGAAATGGCGCTGAAAGGGCTGCTGCGGGTGGCGGGGATTGAATACCCGAAAGCTCATCGGGTAGGCCGCGTGCTCGTAGAGTCGGCTGTGTCTCAGGTCGTTCCTGCAGAACGGCTTCGTGATATCGTGCGCATTGCTGATGAATTGGCCGATGCGCGAGAGGACGCCTTTTATGGGTCTGAGGAACAGTCTGCTGCGGAGCTGTTTTCCCGAGAGGATGCCGTCGATGCCCTTTCGAACGCCAGAGCGGTCGAGACCTTTGTTGCGGATTTGCTTCAGCGGTATGTTCGGCCATAA